A genomic segment from Oncorhynchus clarkii lewisi isolate Uvic-CL-2024 chromosome 12, UVic_Ocla_1.0, whole genome shotgun sequence encodes:
- the LOC139422378 gene encoding ATP synthase subunit f, mitochondrial, with translation MADRIVPLGEKRLMDVKLGELGSWLGKRDFTPNGVLASIRNGHDRYYNKYINVKKGGIGGVAMLLVGYVALSYMWEYDHLKHDRWRKYH, from the exons ATGGCGGACAGAATAG TTCCCTTGGGTGAGAAGCGTCTGATGGATGTGAAGCTGGGAGAGTTGGGCTCCTGGTTGGGCAAGAGGGACTTCACTCCTAACGGAGTCCTCGCCAGCATCCGCAatg gcCATGATAGATATTACAACAAGTACATCAACGTGAAGAAGGGAGGTATTGGAGGCGTGGCCATGCTGCTGGTTGGATACGTGGCCCTCAGTTACATGTGGGAGTACGACCACCTCA aGCACGACCGCTGGAGGAAGTACCACTAA